A stretch of the Buchananella sp. 14KM1171 genome encodes the following:
- a CDS encoding ABC-F family ATP-binding cassette domain-containing protein, which produces MAHLLGLNEVGIHLGVREVFAGLTLGLEDGTRVGILGPNGAGKSTLLRLLAGKLAPETGRVTLAGSTRVAMLDQGDELPADARVVDVIHPGKAEHEWATDARIRDIHAGLLDGIALDARVGELSGGQRRRVALAAVLTTEAEVLILDEPTNHLDVEGVDWLARHLRARGRRGGREMGALAVVTHDRWFLDAICTRVWEVVPCIDKPGTQIPGRVETYDGGYAAYILERAERARRAAVAEEKRNNLLRKELAWLRRGAPARTSKPKFRIDAANQLIENVPPPRDTVELMKMATARLGKDVIDLENVSLSYGDNQILREVTWRLAPGERVGIVGVNGAGKTTLLRLLEGVLPPSSGRIKRGKTVKLAVLSQSTHELDAVAHLRVVEAVAERGASVMVGDKELTASQLVERLGFARERAWTPVGEISGGERRRLQLMRLLMDEPNVLLLDEPTNDLDTDTLAAMEDLLDGWPGTLVVVSHDRYFLQRVTEHQVALLGDGSVRDLPGGVEQYLEMRQAQIEAAKQGDDVAARAISLATPGAAAGTQEAAGDAAGAGGGGGAAASASQYTPAQKHAARKAAASAERRLEKVAAQIEKVHADMATASADAGKLERLQALSGKLGELESQHAALEEEWLEALEIAEG; this is translated from the coding sequence GTGGCCCACCTGCTGGGACTGAACGAGGTAGGCATTCACCTGGGCGTCCGGGAGGTCTTTGCGGGCCTGACCCTGGGCCTGGAGGACGGCACCCGCGTGGGCATCCTGGGCCCCAACGGCGCGGGAAAGTCCACGCTGCTGCGCCTGCTGGCGGGCAAGCTGGCCCCGGAGACCGGGCGCGTGACCCTGGCCGGCTCCACCCGCGTGGCCATGCTGGACCAGGGCGACGAGCTGCCGGCAGACGCCCGCGTGGTGGACGTGATCCACCCCGGCAAGGCCGAGCACGAGTGGGCCACCGACGCCCGCATCCGCGACATCCACGCGGGCCTGCTGGATGGGATCGCGCTGGACGCGCGCGTGGGCGAGCTCTCCGGCGGCCAGCGCCGCCGTGTGGCCCTGGCCGCCGTCCTGACCACCGAGGCAGAGGTGCTGATCCTGGACGAGCCCACCAACCACCTGGACGTGGAGGGCGTGGACTGGCTGGCCCGCCACCTGCGCGCTCGCGGTCGGCGGGGCGGGCGGGAGATGGGCGCCCTGGCCGTGGTCACCCACGACCGCTGGTTCCTGGATGCGATCTGCACCCGGGTGTGGGAGGTGGTGCCCTGCATCGACAAGCCGGGCACCCAGATCCCGGGCCGCGTGGAGACGTACGACGGCGGGTATGCGGCCTACATCCTGGAGCGCGCCGAGCGGGCCCGGCGCGCGGCCGTGGCTGAGGAGAAGCGCAACAATCTGCTGCGCAAGGAGCTGGCGTGGCTGCGCCGGGGCGCCCCGGCGCGCACCTCCAAGCCCAAGTTCCGCATCGACGCCGCCAACCAGCTGATCGAGAACGTGCCGCCACCGCGCGACACGGTGGAGCTGATGAAGATGGCCACGGCCCGCCTGGGCAAGGACGTGATCGACCTGGAGAACGTCAGCCTGTCCTACGGGGACAACCAGATCCTGCGAGAGGTCACCTGGCGCCTGGCCCCGGGCGAGCGCGTGGGGATCGTGGGCGTCAACGGTGCGGGCAAGACCACGCTGCTGCGCCTGCTGGAGGGCGTGCTGCCGCCCAGCAGCGGACGGATCAAGCGCGGCAAGACCGTCAAGCTGGCCGTGCTGTCCCAGTCCACGCACGAGCTGGACGCGGTGGCCCACCTGCGCGTGGTGGAGGCCGTGGCCGAGCGCGGCGCATCCGTGATGGTGGGGGACAAGGAGCTGACGGCCTCCCAGCTGGTGGAGCGCCTGGGCTTCGCGCGCGAGCGCGCCTGGACCCCGGTGGGGGAGATCAGCGGTGGCGAGCGCCGCCGCCTGCAGCTCATGCGCCTGCTCATGGACGAACCGAACGTGCTGCTGCTGGACGAGCCCACCAACGACCTGGACACGGACACGCTGGCCGCCATGGAGGACCTGCTGGACGGCTGGCCGGGCACCCTGGTGGTGGTCAGTCACGACCGCTACTTCCTGCAGCGCGTCACCGAGCACCAGGTGGCCCTGCTGGGGGACGGCAGCGTGCGCGACCTGCCCGGCGGCGTGGAGCAGTACCTGGAGATGCGCCAGGCCCAGATCGAGGCCGCCAAGCAGGGGGACGACGTTGCCGCCCGCGCCATTTCCCTGGCTACCCCCGGCGCGGCGGCCGGCACGCAGGAGGCGGCGGGTGACGCTGCGGGCGCCGGTGGGGGCGGCGGGGCGGCAGCGTCGGCCAGCCAGTACACCCCGGCGCAGAAGCACGCGGCCCGCAAGGCGGCGGCGAGCGCCGAGCGGCGCCTGGAGAAGGTGGCTGCGCAGATCGAGAAGGTGCACGCGGACATGGCGACTGCCAGCGCGGATGCGGGCAAGCTGGAGCGCTTGCAAGCCCTCTCTGGGAAGCTGGGCGAGCTCGAGTCGCAGCACGCCGCGCTGGAGGAGGAGTGGCTCGAGGCACTGGAGATTGCCGAGGGCTGA
- a CDS encoding ATP-binding protein, whose translation MEYRPRIVDAELKAALRTSGAVQIKGPKWCGKTASAGQQAASVVYMQDPDQAATNIEMARIKPSLLLEGETPRLIDEWQMAPQLWDAVRFAVDQRGGAPGQFILTGSTVPGEETMHSGVGRIARLVMRPMTLSESGESNRAVSLAALASGAGIDAATSKTDVEELAHIVCRGGWPAAVVRMEGQASLRVAREYVAGLLDSDVTRIDGVNRNAGRMRALMRSYARNTGTQASNSVIAADMAQADSALSPNTLADYLDALRRVFVLDDLEAWNPALRSKTAVRTSPTRHFVDPSIAAALLGAGPEALLGDMETFGFLFESMCVRDLRVYSQAYGAEVYHYRDKTGLEADAVVVWPDGRWGIVEVKLGQHRADEAAANLLKLAARVDQGKLGAPSFALVLTGGNLAYTREDGVHVVPIAALGP comes from the coding sequence ATGGAGTATCGTCCAAGGATCGTGGATGCGGAACTGAAGGCTGCTCTCCGGACCTCGGGCGCGGTCCAAATCAAGGGGCCCAAATGGTGCGGCAAGACCGCCAGCGCGGGCCAACAAGCCGCGTCCGTGGTCTACATGCAAGACCCCGACCAGGCCGCAACCAACATCGAGATGGCGCGGATCAAGCCCTCCCTCCTGCTCGAAGGTGAGACTCCCCGCCTGATCGACGAGTGGCAGATGGCACCCCAGCTGTGGGACGCGGTGCGTTTCGCAGTAGACCAGCGTGGGGGAGCACCAGGGCAGTTCATCCTCACCGGCTCCACCGTGCCGGGCGAGGAAACCATGCACTCGGGGGTGGGGAGGATCGCGCGCCTAGTCATGCGCCCCATGACGCTATCTGAGTCGGGAGAATCCAACCGGGCTGTCTCTCTGGCGGCTCTCGCGAGCGGTGCAGGCATTGACGCGGCCACCAGCAAGACAGACGTCGAAGAACTGGCGCACATCGTGTGCCGCGGGGGCTGGCCGGCAGCCGTTGTGCGCATGGAGGGGCAGGCTTCTTTGCGGGTGGCCCGGGAGTACGTTGCGGGCCTGCTCGACTCGGACGTAACCCGCATCGACGGCGTAAACCGTAACGCCGGGCGCATGCGCGCCCTCATGCGCTCTTACGCGCGCAACACAGGTACCCAGGCTTCGAACAGCGTGATCGCTGCTGACATGGCGCAGGCCGACTCCGCTCTGTCTCCCAACACCCTGGCCGACTATTTGGACGCCCTCAGGCGGGTGTTTGTCCTTGACGACCTCGAAGCCTGGAATCCCGCGCTGAGGTCAAAGACTGCGGTTAGGACCTCTCCCACTCGACACTTCGTAGATCCCTCCATCGCTGCGGCTCTGCTAGGTGCGGGGCCCGAGGCTCTACTAGGCGACATGGAGACCTTTGGCTTCCTGTTCGAATCGATGTGCGTGCGCGACCTTCGCGTCTACTCCCAAGCGTATGGGGCTGAGGTTTACCACTACCGGGACAAGACGGGGCTAGAAGCAGACGCCGTTGTGGTTTGGCCAGACGGGAGATGGGGAATCGTCGAAGTAAAGCTGGGGCAACACCGCGCCGACGAAGCCGCCGCGAACCTGCTCAAACTGGCTGCCCGCGTGGACCAGGGAAAACTCGGGGCTCCATCTTTTGCCTTGGTCCTCACCGGCGGCAACCTCGCATACACCCGCGAGGACGGCGTGCACGTCGTCCCCATCGCGGCGTTGGGGCCGTGA
- a CDS encoding Cof-type HAD-IIB family hydrolase, protein MTTSWTQIDPAGVDVRMVVADMDGTLLDGQGQFPPGIWEFLAELKERGIRFVPASGRQYHTLLHMFQDPELAYIAENGGVVVAGGERISLIKLGREVYEQTVRLIRTLDPVRHAVVACGADGAYVERSDETFLADTAQYYASLNIVDDLLEVTDDIVKMAVYDSVDPHQSVHLLAPLREGNQVVVSGKAWIDVMDLSCNKGVGVRMLQERFGITPAQTLSFGDLFNDVEMLEAADYSFAMANAHPGVIAGANYLAPANTEHGVLTVTRALAGLAG, encoded by the coding sequence ATGACTACTTCGTGGACCCAGATCGACCCGGCCGGCGTGGACGTGCGCATGGTGGTGGCGGACATGGACGGCACACTGCTGGATGGGCAGGGGCAGTTCCCGCCCGGCATCTGGGAGTTCCTGGCGGAGCTGAAGGAGCGCGGGATTCGCTTTGTGCCCGCCTCCGGGCGGCAGTACCACACGCTGCTGCACATGTTCCAGGACCCCGAGCTGGCCTACATCGCGGAGAACGGCGGCGTGGTGGTGGCCGGGGGAGAGCGCATCTCCCTGATCAAGCTGGGCCGCGAGGTCTACGAGCAGACCGTGCGCCTCATCCGCACCCTGGACCCCGTGCGTCACGCCGTGGTGGCCTGCGGCGCCGACGGCGCCTACGTGGAACGCAGCGATGAGACCTTCCTGGCGGACACAGCGCAGTACTACGCCAGCCTCAACATCGTGGACGACCTGCTAGAGGTCACGGACGACATCGTGAAGATGGCGGTCTACGACTCGGTGGACCCCCACCAGTCCGTCCACCTGCTAGCCCCGCTGCGGGAGGGAAACCAGGTGGTGGTCTCCGGCAAGGCGTGGATCGACGTGATGGACCTCAGCTGCAACAAGGGAGTGGGCGTGCGCATGCTGCAAGAGCGCTTCGGCATCACCCCGGCCCAGACCCTCAGCTTCGGGGACCTGTTCAACGACGTGGAGATGCTGGAGGCGGCGGACTACTCCTTCGCCATGGCGAACGCCCACCCGGGCGTGATCGCCGGGGCCAACTACCTAGCCCCCGCCAACACCGAGCACGGCGTCCTCACCGTGACCAGGGCGCTCGCGGGGCTGGCGGGATAG
- a CDS encoding cell wall-binding repeat-containing protein has protein sequence MRNSSHVSGWRRFAAAGVAVGVAIATLGATLPALADDAAAGDNALAADAPQLGPIQPAPLGDLTEGNAPAPTSRLIFDRGHADAISTRLEDGQLKLISRVDQPGELGKVFPADNVRFWINDVARTTLRNDFSPAGAAGETIWLVHQSGMLPTALWPGFSTELVPAGALETPTTFTLDKVEGPADFRLVLLTDDLAAGRQIWWHVSQQGTVKNQFSLGRQHAHSYWAFSKPGEYKLTVTASARIGGQESSDTKTYHFVVGPQLPAAQQVSLSLRGQSALVGETISYTATVEPAAAGYVEFYSGEELIGHKAVVNGTATYSFQSPDLGRYSVSARFVPARSDQFQAAEAAKVEVFSRVLTRLSGPSRYATSAALLEAGNWASDYVVLASGEGFADALASTPLAGALRAPVLLTNSKRLETETAKALRFSHDGGVRKAILVGGTVSISPAVEEAVRGAGFEVERLAGPSRTATAVEVSKRIEKILTGRGQKVNQIMLVDGSNYPDALSAGPIAAANHGVLLLSTGAKLSSETLAQAKALGAPITAVGAAARAAGNLTQDKVVGADRYQTSVLLAERFLPGTPIVVLAAGNGFADALSAGAFASLERGIVLLTSPAKLPAEAVTLLGKGAVEFTVLVGGPKSITPAVADEVKRLIR, from the coding sequence ATGCGTAACAGTTCTCACGTGTCCGGCTGGCGGCGCTTTGCCGCAGCCGGCGTGGCAGTCGGCGTCGCCATCGCCACCCTGGGCGCGACCCTGCCGGCTCTGGCGGACGACGCCGCAGCGGGCGACAACGCACTCGCCGCCGACGCCCCGCAGCTCGGCCCGATCCAGCCCGCCCCGCTCGGCGACCTCACCGAGGGCAACGCCCCGGCCCCGACCAGTCGGCTGATCTTCGATCGCGGCCACGCCGATGCGATCTCCACCCGCCTGGAGGACGGCCAGCTCAAGCTGATCTCCCGCGTGGACCAGCCTGGCGAGCTGGGCAAGGTGTTCCCGGCAGACAACGTCCGTTTCTGGATCAACGACGTTGCCCGCACCACCCTACGCAATGATTTCTCCCCCGCCGGAGCTGCCGGCGAGACAATCTGGCTGGTCCACCAGTCCGGCATGCTCCCCACCGCCCTGTGGCCCGGCTTCTCCACCGAGCTGGTTCCCGCCGGCGCGCTGGAGACCCCAACCACCTTCACCCTGGACAAGGTGGAGGGACCTGCGGACTTCCGTCTGGTCCTGTTGACTGACGACCTCGCCGCCGGTCGCCAGATCTGGTGGCACGTCTCCCAGCAAGGCACCGTCAAAAACCAGTTCTCCCTGGGCCGCCAGCACGCCCACAGCTACTGGGCCTTCTCCAAGCCAGGCGAGTACAAGCTGACCGTGACCGCTAGCGCACGAATCGGCGGCCAGGAATCCAGCGACACCAAGACCTACCACTTCGTGGTAGGCCCCCAGCTCCCGGCCGCTCAGCAGGTCTCCCTGTCCCTGCGAGGGCAGTCCGCCCTGGTTGGAGAGACCATCAGCTACACCGCCACCGTCGAGCCGGCTGCCGCAGGATACGTGGAGTTCTATTCCGGCGAGGAGTTGATCGGCCACAAGGCCGTGGTAAACGGCACGGCCACCTATTCCTTCCAGTCCCCTGACCTGGGCCGCTACTCCGTCTCCGCGCGCTTCGTGCCGGCACGTTCTGACCAGTTCCAGGCCGCCGAGGCCGCAAAGGTAGAGGTCTTCTCCCGCGTGCTCACCCGCCTGTCTGGTCCCTCCCGCTACGCCACCTCCGCTGCCCTACTGGAGGCCGGCAATTGGGCGAGCGACTACGTGGTGCTGGCCTCCGGCGAAGGCTTTGCAGACGCGTTGGCCTCCACCCCGCTGGCTGGCGCCCTGCGTGCCCCAGTGCTGCTCACCAACTCCAAGCGCTTGGAGACCGAGACGGCCAAGGCCCTGCGCTTCTCCCACGACGGGGGCGTGCGCAAGGCTATCCTGGTGGGTGGCACCGTCTCCATCTCCCCCGCCGTTGAGGAGGCCGTGCGCGGCGCCGGCTTCGAGGTGGAGCGCCTGGCCGGCCCGTCCCGCACCGCCACCGCTGTTGAGGTTTCCAAGCGGATCGAAAAGATCCTCACCGGGCGCGGCCAGAAGGTGAACCAGATCATGCTGGTTGACGGCAGCAACTACCCCGATGCGCTGTCGGCCGGCCCGATCGCGGCCGCCAACCACGGCGTGCTGCTGCTGTCCACCGGCGCCAAGTTGTCCAGCGAAACCCTGGCGCAGGCTAAGGCACTGGGCGCACCCATCACGGCCGTCGGTGCCGCCGCCCGCGCGGCCGGCAACCTGACCCAGGACAAGGTGGTCGGCGCGGACCGCTACCAGACCTCCGTGCTGCTGGCGGAACGCTTCCTGCCTGGCACGCCGATCGTGGTTTTGGCCGCCGGCAACGGTTTCGCCGATGCCCTGTCGGCGGGAGCCTTCGCCTCCCTGGAGCGCGGCATCGTGCTACTTACCTCCCCTGCCAAGCTACCGGCGGAGGCCGTTACGCTGCTGGGCAAGGGCGCGGTGGAGTTTACCGTGCTCGTGGGCGGCCCCAAGTCCATCACCCCTGCCGTCGCGGACGAGGTCAAGCGCCTGATCCGATGA
- a CDS encoding TIGR03773 family transporter-associated surface protein, with protein sequence MPRKELSVLLTAGAIAISGLSGAIAPLPATAAPNDTRTVISAGHVDVASLVEGGRLVTKLKDSTGESGYQMRELGAVVLHVLPAAKRTLPGGFEFIAQEGQEVWLLPETSVTHIVWPGWSTEHMPAGAAPGGVQWRLDSVEGPGDVAVFQSDFIDGNTVLWNTTDGLGEADSFLIGPDKHVHGTWVFTAPGGYCLSSTRLATVNGQDQQVTSTLAFAVGDVDPLSVTCQVDDAPTAAPSQDSPPSGEPGGTTTPGEPSQSAPPSGQPSGQPSGQPSGQPSAQPSVSAPAQPAPSASAAPSGSAAPSVSAAPSVSAAPSGSAAPSVSSAPSASAASSASPVPSLDVPGWPSAPAPSASAPAVWRVPNRYVNAAGATVLNDGHVDVASTLENGRLVTWIKDTTTGGEPIWRDPAKTILQALPASQVRLPHNSKWSFIGAGGAPVYLLPQKQRDGILWPGWSTEHIDAAATTGGIGWRLVSATGPGHVSVFDTDTFGNPRVYFATADGVGQADYTVIPKRTHAHGSWAFTAPGLYCLTMQRAAQLPGGATVSSDFTLALAVGEADVSRLNPAACAPRGGAAPPPVAPPAAPRPAVPSATPSPSTSAHACTTRLHVLDSGHIDYATRLVGGGVESLLGDDTGGPKVYREPAGTILWLKPGSEVTLPAGFGAVGVPGTTVWQIPQTQHPALIWLGWSTEALTSANARGSVTWTINSVEGPGTVRVFLSGAFGGVQEMVFNNGGGYQIPLGVHAHANWAFSAPGVYKINSTQTVQLASGATASDTETMTIAVGDVDIDKIATTSNCAAPVGAVAAPDSAPTLRAATQARAVAAGVAGLMKAAAAPTPAGSQAAGPNRAAAAAASAPIDPRPVPLLATLGGLLALAASGLGLARWRA encoded by the coding sequence GTGCCCCGCAAGGAACTATCAGTCCTGCTCACCGCCGGTGCTATCGCCATAAGCGGGCTGAGCGGCGCTATTGCTCCGCTGCCCGCCACCGCCGCACCAAACGACACCCGCACCGTCATCTCCGCCGGCCACGTGGACGTGGCCTCGCTGGTAGAGGGCGGGCGCCTGGTGACCAAGCTGAAGGACTCCACCGGGGAGTCGGGCTACCAAATGCGTGAGCTCGGGGCCGTTGTGCTTCACGTCCTGCCAGCGGCCAAGCGTACCCTGCCCGGCGGCTTCGAGTTCATCGCCCAGGAGGGCCAGGAGGTGTGGCTTTTGCCGGAGACCTCCGTCACCCACATCGTTTGGCCCGGCTGGTCCACCGAGCACATGCCGGCCGGCGCTGCCCCCGGCGGGGTGCAGTGGCGCCTGGATTCGGTGGAGGGGCCGGGGGACGTGGCCGTCTTCCAGTCCGACTTCATCGACGGCAACACCGTCCTATGGAACACCACCGACGGGCTGGGGGAGGCCGATTCCTTCCTGATCGGCCCGGACAAACACGTCCACGGCACCTGGGTGTTCACCGCGCCCGGCGGCTACTGCCTTTCCTCCACGCGCCTGGCCACCGTCAACGGCCAGGACCAGCAGGTCACCTCCACCCTCGCCTTCGCGGTGGGGGACGTCGACCCGCTCAGCGTGACCTGCCAGGTGGACGACGCTCCCACCGCCGCCCCCAGCCAGGATTCCCCGCCCTCCGGCGAGCCTGGTGGGACGACGACGCCCGGCGAGCCGAGCCAGAGCGCGCCGCCCTCCGGTCAGCCCTCCGGTCAGCCCTCCGGCCAGCCCTCCGGCCAGCCGTCTGCGCAGCCCTCGGTGAGCGCGCCGGCGCAGCCCGCGCCCAGCGCGTCCGCCGCGCCCTCAGGCTCGGCCGCGCCGTCGGTCTCCGCCGCCCCTAGCGTTTCTGCCGCCCCGTCTGGTTCGGCAGCGCCGTCGGTCAGCTCCGCCCCGTCGGCCTCCGCCGCCTCCTCGGCCTCTCCCGTTCCCTCCCTGGACGTCCCGGGCTGGCCCTCCGCGCCCGCCCCGAGCGCCAGCGCACCCGCGGTGTGGCGCGTGCCCAACCGCTACGTCAACGCCGCCGGCGCCACCGTGCTCAACGACGGGCACGTGGACGTGGCCTCCACGCTGGAAAACGGGCGCCTGGTCACCTGGATCAAGGACACGACCACCGGCGGGGAGCCCATCTGGCGCGACCCGGCCAAGACGATCCTGCAGGCCCTGCCCGCCTCCCAGGTGCGCCTGCCCCACAACTCCAAGTGGAGCTTCATCGGCGCCGGCGGCGCCCCGGTCTACCTGCTGCCCCAGAAGCAGCGCGACGGGATCCTGTGGCCGGGCTGGTCCACCGAGCACATCGACGCGGCGGCCACCACCGGCGGCATCGGCTGGCGCCTAGTGAGCGCCACCGGCCCGGGGCACGTCAGCGTCTTCGACACGGACACCTTCGGTAACCCGCGCGTCTACTTCGCCACCGCAGACGGCGTGGGGCAGGCCGACTACACGGTCATCCCCAAGCGCACCCACGCGCACGGCTCGTGGGCGTTCACCGCGCCGGGCCTGTACTGCCTGACCATGCAGCGCGCCGCGCAGCTGCCCGGCGGTGCCACGGTGTCCTCCGACTTCACCCTGGCCCTGGCCGTGGGGGAGGCGGACGTCAGCCGCCTGAACCCGGCAGCCTGCGCCCCGCGTGGGGGAGCCGCCCCGCCGCCGGTGGCCCCGCCCGCCGCGCCGCGCCCGGCCGTCCCGAGCGCCACCCCCTCGCCCTCCACCAGCGCGCATGCCTGCACCACACGCCTTCACGTCCTGGATAGCGGTCACATCGACTACGCCACGCGCCTGGTGGGCGGCGGCGTCGAGTCCCTGCTGGGGGACGACACCGGCGGCCCCAAGGTCTACCGCGAGCCCGCCGGCACGATCCTGTGGCTCAAGCCCGGCAGCGAGGTCACCCTGCCCGCAGGCTTCGGCGCGGTGGGCGTCCCCGGCACCACGGTCTGGCAGATTCCCCAGACCCAGCACCCGGCCTTGATCTGGCTGGGCTGGTCCACCGAGGCCCTCACCAGCGCCAACGCGCGCGGCTCCGTCACCTGGACCATCAACTCCGTGGAGGGACCGGGCACCGTGCGCGTGTTCCTCTCCGGCGCCTTCGGGGGAGTACAGGAGATGGTGTTCAACAACGGTGGCGGCTACCAGATCCCGCTGGGCGTGCACGCCCACGCCAACTGGGCATTCAGCGCCCCGGGCGTCTACAAGATCAACTCCACCCAGACCGTGCAGCTGGCCAGCGGCGCCACCGCCTCAGACACCGAGACCATGACCATCGCGGTCGGGGACGTGGACATCGACAAGATCGCCACCACCTCCAACTGCGCCGCCCCCGTCGGCGCCGTGGCGGCACCGGACTCCGCCCCCACCCTGCGCGCGGCCACCCAGGCGCGTGCCGTCGCCGCCGGCGTGGCCGGGCTGATGAAGGCTGCCGCCGCGCCCACACCGGCCGGTAGCCAGGCGGCCGGGCCCAACCGGGCGGCCGCTGCGGCAGCGTCGGCCCCCATCGACCCGCGCCCAGTGCCGTTGCTGGCCACCCTGGGCGGTCTGCTGGCGCTCGCTGCGTCCGGCCTGGGACTGGCGAGGTGGCGCGCGTGA
- a CDS encoding anchored repeat ABC transporter, substrate-binding protein: MARVKAASRLAALAGLTALALSGCVHKPALPADSPKVGVVTTTTILADVVRNVGGERVDVVSLVPDGADPHSYEPTLRDARNVVYAEAAFSNYAMLEEASVIKTLDANIRPGVPNVALAEESIKYAAEIIPLVENVNLDTIWLGLRAAGTGRERGANRTSEVRLSAIAATGPGHVYGYLTGTFGYTEVYFNSADGFDATTGYKQDTATLPAGAHTHLSWAFSQPGIYTLTLAASLQVDQTSKPVQLGQATYTFAVGVDPAQANMPGAQLLSEGHADLSVDVDAGGLGIVYDPTGGGEHSQEPLDPARAVIVVPPKALAEIPAGSQFRFLGKPGQDVYQLPQAVLGKHVHGEIDPHLWHNPRNVMAYAQLIRDTLIGVDPAGAAHYMRNTATYLAQLEQVDADVRALVEQIPPARRQLITTHDAFGYLAKAYGLQVAGFVTPNPAVEESLAQRRKLSETIRTLHVPAVFLEPNLAARASTLTEVAAEQGVQVCPLYGDTLDAQVASYIDLMRFNAQSLRRCLAEN; encoded by the coding sequence GTGGCGCGCGTGAAGGCCGCCTCCCGCCTGGCCGCGCTTGCCGGCCTGACCGCGCTCGCGCTGAGCGGCTGCGTCCACAAGCCCGCCCTGCCCGCCGACTCCCCGAAGGTCGGCGTGGTCACCACGACCACGATCCTGGCCGACGTCGTCCGCAACGTGGGCGGCGAACGGGTAGACGTGGTCTCGCTGGTACCGGACGGCGCCGACCCGCACTCCTACGAACCCACCCTGCGCGACGCCCGCAACGTGGTCTACGCCGAGGCCGCCTTCTCCAACTACGCCATGCTGGAGGAGGCCAGCGTCATCAAGACCCTGGACGCCAACATCCGGCCCGGTGTGCCCAACGTGGCGCTGGCGGAGGAGTCCATCAAGTACGCCGCAGAGATCATCCCGCTGGTGGAGAACGTCAACCTGGACACCATCTGGCTGGGGCTGCGCGCCGCCGGCACCGGGCGCGAGCGCGGCGCCAACCGCACCAGCGAGGTGCGCCTCAGCGCCATCGCCGCCACCGGGCCGGGCCACGTCTACGGCTACCTGACCGGCACGTTCGGCTACACCGAGGTCTACTTCAACTCCGCCGACGGCTTCGACGCCACCACCGGCTACAAGCAGGACACCGCCACCCTGCCGGCCGGGGCGCACACCCACCTGTCGTGGGCGTTCAGCCAGCCCGGCATCTACACCCTCACCCTGGCCGCCTCCCTGCAGGTGGACCAGACCTCCAAGCCCGTCCAGCTGGGGCAGGCCACCTACACCTTCGCGGTGGGCGTGGACCCGGCGCAGGCGAACATGCCCGGCGCCCAGCTGCTCAGCGAGGGCCACGCCGACCTCTCGGTGGACGTGGACGCCGGGGGACTGGGGATCGTCTACGACCCCACCGGCGGCGGCGAGCACTCCCAGGAGCCGCTGGACCCGGCCCGGGCCGTGATCGTGGTGCCGCCCAAAGCGCTGGCCGAGATCCCCGCCGGCAGCCAGTTCCGGTTCCTGGGCAAGCCCGGCCAGGACGTCTACCAGCTGCCGCAGGCCGTGCTGGGCAAGCACGTGCACGGCGAGATCGACCCGCACCTGTGGCACAACCCGCGCAACGTCATGGCCTACGCCCAGCTGATCCGTGACACCCTGATCGGGGTGGACCCGGCCGGGGCGGCCCACTACATGCGCAACACCGCCACCTACCTGGCCCAGCTGGAGCAGGTGGACGCCGACGTGCGCGCCCTCGTAGAGCAGATCCCGCCCGCCCGGCGCCAGCTCATCACCACCCACGACGCCTTCGGCTACCTGGCCAAGGCCTACGGCCTGCAGGTGGCGGGCTTTGTCACCCCAAACCCGGCGGTGGAGGAGTCCCTGGCCCAGCGCCGCAAGCTGAGCGAGACCATCCGCACCCTGCACGTCCCGGCCGTGTTCCTGGAACCCAACCTGGCCGCCCGCGCCTCCACCCTCACCGAGGTGGCGGCCGAGCAGGGCGTGCAGGTCTGCCCGCTTTACGGGGACACCCTGGACGCGCAAGTAGCTAGCTACATAGACCTGATGCGCTTCAACGCGCAGTCGCTGCGCCGCTGCCTGGCGGAGAACTAA